Below is a window of Polyangia bacterium DNA.
CATTTACTTCGCGGGGGAGCACACATCTTACAACTTCCAGGGGTATATGGAAGGCGGCGCGGAATCGGGGATAAAGGCGGCGAAGCAAGTCGCCGCGGCACGAAGCGTCGCCGCGCGCTGACCGGCTCGCGGGGTCTTCAAAGAAGGACGCCCCTATTTGGCTCAAGCGCTGGAACCGGGCCCGCTGACGCATGCCAAAGCTTAGCCCCGTTAGCTTCAGACCAGTAGTGTAGTGAACCGGATTACACTAGTAGTGTGAAAAGCCTCGCGATTGCCGCGGCGCTGCTGACCGGGGCGATCCTGACGGGCCCTGTCGCTCACGCAGCCCTCAACATCATGCCTCTGAGTCAGGTACGTGCGGGTATGCACGGGATCGGCAAGACGGTCTTCAGCGGCGAAAAAGTGGAAGATTTTCAGGTGGAGATTCTCGGAGTGCTGCAAAACACCGGCCCCAAAGAGAATATTATTCTCGGACGGCTCTCCGGCGGCCCTCTCGAACATACCGGCGTGATGCAGGGCATGAGCGGCAGCCCGGTTTACATCGACGGCAAGCTGATGGGCGCCGTCGCCTACGCCTGGAGCTTCGCCAAGGAACCGCTGGGCGGCGTCACCCCGATTGAATCGATGCTGGCCGAACAAAGTCGCCCGCGGCGGGGCAAACCCGAGAACGCCGCGCTGGCCGGGGCTTTTCCAGCCGAGGGCGCGCCCTTCGGTTTGCCGACGGTGGCGACCGCGATGGGAACCGAACCGCGGCTGATGCGGGCGGCGGTGCCGCTTTCGGTCTCCGGATTCACGCCGCGCGCCTTCGCCGACCTGGAACAAGAGCTGCGGCCGGCCGGTCTTTTGCCCATGCAAGCGGGCGGCGGGCGGCGCCTGGGACCGGGCAGCAAAGGCGCCGGCCACGTCGAACCCGGGTCGGCCATCGGCGTCGAGCTGGTTCGCGGCGACATGAGCATGGTGGCCACCGGCACCGTCACCTACGTCGATGGGCCGCGCGTGCTGGCCTTCGGCCACCCGCTGTTCGGCATCGGCGAGGTTTATCTACCGATGGTCGACGCCGAGATTCACGGCTTTCTGCCGTCGCTGTCGCAGTCGTTCAAGATGTCGTCCCCGCTGCACGAGGTGGGCACGCTGGTGCAGGACCGCCCGTCGTGCATCATCGGCGATCTGAGCGCCCGCGCCACCATGCTGCCCATCGACGTGCGCGTCGCCGGTCCCGACGCCGAGCCGCGCGCCTTCCACGCCGAGGTGGCCCGCAACCGCCGCCTGACGGCGACGCTGGCGGCGCTGGTGCTGGGCAACGCCATCAGCGACGCCGAACCCGACGTGGCCGACATGATGGTCGCGGTTTCGTCGAAGGTGACCGTGCATGGAATGGCCCCGCTCGAGCTGCGCGACCACTTGTTTTCGTCCGAAGGGATCTCCGGCCGGGCATTGACCGGCACGCGCGGGATCAAAGCCCTCGGCGAATTGATGACCAACCCGTTCGAGCCGGTGGCGCTGGATCATCTGGAGATCGACGTGAAGGTTGAATACCGGCGCGACGTCGCGGACATCGTCGGCGTGGCGCTGCC
It encodes the following:
- a CDS encoding SpoIVB peptidase S55 domain-containing protein; this translates as MKSLAIAAALLTGAILTGPVAHAALNIMPLSQVRAGMHGIGKTVFSGEKVEDFQVEILGVLQNTGPKENIILGRLSGGPLEHTGVMQGMSGSPVYIDGKLMGAVAYAWSFAKEPLGGVTPIESMLAEQSRPRRGKPENAALAGAFPAEGAPFGLPTVATAMGTEPRLMRAAVPLSVSGFTPRAFADLEQELRPAGLLPMQAGGGRRLGPGSKGAGHVEPGSAIGVELVRGDMSMVATGTVTYVDGPRVLAFGHPLFGIGEVYLPMVDAEIHGFLPSLSQSFKMSSPLHEVGTLVQDRPSCIIGDLSARATMLPIDVRVAGPDAEPRAFHAEVARNRRLTATLAALVLGNAISDAEPDVADMMVAVSSKVTVHGMAPLELRDHLFSSEGISGRALTGTRGIKALGELMTNPFEPVALDHLEIDVKVEYRRDVADIVGVALPGDQVDAGSTVPLRVTLRPYAGPEYVESIPVTFPRGLGGTTVKIEVASGAVVKPELPPAETLAIYIDNLRRYYTASSIVVSLQTPDDGAALRGRLLPDLPASALDTLQPGNQTRRADAYHVADRTVFSSRRLVSGKQELSVFVREDVLGQRLSARQH
- a CDS encoding FAD-dependent oxidoreductase, which translates into the protein MYFAGEHTSYNFQGYMEGGAESGIKAAKQVAAARSVAAR